From Halobacteriovorax sp. GB3, a single genomic window includes:
- a CDS encoding GHMP family kinase ATP-binding protein gives MVKVSGSVRVDLLGGTLDLKPINLILPNVLTLNLATSLKAEVEIEKSGNDQLKIISLDYDSEFDYKLSDLSQENFQSDFFGPMNFVCQIINEFSPKEGLMIKLKSGSPAGAGLGGSSSMGVTLYKALSEYFNKSVDRVSAINTVNDIEARILDSGPAGYQDYYPALFGGVLALRPNYSKIDVEQLYSDELVKELESSLTLVYSGQTRLSGINNWEVYKSFFDKDENVREGLGEIARLTSEAYKAIKEKRFSDLITLIGKEGEQREKLFSGIVSPEMKSLYQEIKEEVGELGMKACGAGGGGCFLLIHSKKNQEKVRTLVIEKGMSVLDFSVDAPVEA, from the coding sequence ATGGTTAAAGTTTCTGGTTCTGTTCGTGTTGATCTTTTAGGGGGAACGCTTGATTTAAAACCAATAAATCTCATTCTGCCAAATGTCTTAACGCTTAATCTCGCGACATCGTTAAAGGCTGAGGTTGAAATAGAAAAAAGCGGTAATGATCAATTAAAGATTATCTCTTTGGATTACGATTCGGAGTTTGATTATAAATTATCTGACTTATCGCAAGAGAATTTTCAAAGTGATTTCTTTGGACCAATGAATTTCGTTTGCCAAATTATTAATGAATTCTCTCCTAAAGAGGGATTAATGATTAAGCTAAAATCAGGTTCTCCTGCTGGAGCTGGTTTAGGTGGCTCTTCATCTATGGGAGTAACTTTGTATAAGGCCCTAAGCGAATACTTTAATAAATCAGTAGATCGTGTCAGCGCGATTAATACAGTTAACGATATCGAGGCGAGAATTCTCGATTCTGGTCCAGCTGGTTATCAGGATTATTATCCGGCCCTCTTTGGAGGAGTGCTGGCCCTTAGGCCAAATTACTCGAAAATTGATGTTGAACAACTTTACTCTGATGAACTTGTAAAAGAGTTGGAGTCATCTTTGACATTAGTTTACTCGGGACAAACGAGGCTTTCTGGAATTAATAACTGGGAAGTTTATAAGTCATTCTTTGATAAAGATGAAAATGTAAGAGAGGGACTTGGAGAAATCGCGCGATTAACGAGTGAAGCCTATAAGGCCATTAAAGAAAAGAGATTTTCGGATCTCATTACTCTCATTGGAAAAGAAGGCGAGCAAAGAGAGAAGCTTTTCAGTGGAATTGTCTCTCCTGAAATGAAGTCTCTTTACCAAGAAATCAAAGAAGAAGTAGGTGAACTTGGAATGAAAGCTTGTGGTGCCGGGGGCGGTGGCTGCTTTCTTCTCATTCATAGTAAAAAGAACCAAGAAAAGGTTCGAACTCTCGTCATTGAAAAGGGAATGAGTGTTTTAGACTTTTCTGTCGATGCCCCAGTGGAAGCTTAA
- the hpt gene encoding hypoxanthine phosphoribosyltransferase, with the protein MAHDVLISKEDIQKRIQELGEQITKEYDGEELVVVGVLNGAFMFVADLVREIKLPVHLEFMAVSSYEGTKSTGEIKVNLDLKESIAGKNVLIVEDIVDTGLTVKTLRGILQQKGPKSLRLASLLYKPSRNVHKVAIDYLAFEIEDKFVIGYGLDFDGKFRELPYIGVYSHG; encoded by the coding sequence ATGGCCCATGACGTTTTAATCTCAAAAGAAGACATTCAAAAGAGAATTCAAGAGCTTGGTGAACAAATTACAAAAGAGTACGATGGTGAAGAACTTGTCGTTGTAGGTGTTCTCAATGGGGCCTTTATGTTTGTTGCCGATCTTGTTCGTGAAATTAAATTACCAGTGCATTTAGAGTTTATGGCGGTATCTTCTTATGAAGGAACTAAGTCGACGGGGGAGATTAAAGTTAATCTCGATTTAAAAGAAAGTATTGCAGGTAAGAATGTACTGATTGTTGAAGATATTGTTGATACGGGCTTAACAGTAAAAACTCTAAGAGGTATTCTACAACAGAAAGGTCCAAAATCTCTTCGTTTAGCTTCTCTTCTTTATAAACCTTCTCGAAATGTTCATAAAGTGGCAATCGATTATCTCGCATTTGAGATTGAAGATAAATTTGTTATCGGGTACGGGCTCGATTTTGATGGAAAGTTCAGAGAGCTTCCTTATATTGGAGTTTATAGTCATGGTTAA
- a CDS encoding M48 family metalloprotease: MKYTTLLLVFFISTTIFSKMRTDHLIPMSDEQYQSWLLSDGSWDMPYPEETDEYIKGRKYLDKVFKIFKAQYPQFKDLKSPALAVVSGDGASVSGYTTEQPYGVKLTTGLLKKPEEEIMFVIAHELVHLYSFHNSLSGDGELLGTYHKDDRIDCNPQANTEELEKFKEYFRLFNLIGTHLDDELQGIPYSFWGGDSNLAGELFHYLMLSMDQEKESCQVAQEAFMSWKWILSKNYNAKNDSFDLKKTDFDKQLKLFVSSAKVCFEDEKVDFKELVGQSLDISQRGYERLLFAGKSEKEKKVIKKLISNFNKEENVINAILTFSKSVSDEMKVIEDVFDDFHFYSTEDEADMIATKILTKSGFNIEKSLDYWLADLSKEGKKECLEQLEKGIAPKAARSDSVHQRPCYRAYRIKKYYEAIK; this comes from the coding sequence ATGAAATACACGACTTTATTACTTGTCTTTTTTATTTCTACTACAATTTTCTCAAAAATGAGAACTGATCACCTCATTCCGATGTCTGATGAGCAATATCAGTCTTGGTTACTTTCAGATGGATCATGGGATATGCCCTATCCAGAAGAAACAGATGAATACATTAAAGGGCGAAAATATCTCGATAAAGTCTTCAAAATTTTTAAGGCCCAGTACCCACAATTTAAAGACCTAAAAAGTCCAGCTCTCGCTGTAGTCAGTGGAGATGGTGCTAGTGTCAGTGGTTATACAACAGAACAACCTTATGGTGTGAAATTGACAACAGGTCTTCTAAAGAAACCTGAAGAAGAAATCATGTTTGTCATTGCCCATGAACTTGTTCATCTCTACTCTTTTCATAACTCTCTTTCTGGAGATGGTGAACTACTTGGTACATATCACAAAGACGATCGCATCGATTGTAATCCTCAAGCAAATACAGAAGAATTAGAAAAATTTAAAGAGTACTTTCGACTTTTCAATCTCATTGGAACACACCTTGACGATGAATTACAGGGAATACCTTATAGTTTCTGGGGCGGGGATTCGAATCTCGCTGGCGAGCTCTTTCACTACCTCATGCTTAGCATGGATCAAGAAAAAGAAAGCTGTCAGGTAGCACAAGAGGCTTTCATGAGTTGGAAGTGGATTCTTTCTAAAAACTACAATGCTAAAAATGATAGTTTTGATTTGAAAAAAACTGATTTTGATAAGCAACTTAAACTCTTTGTTTCTTCTGCCAAAGTATGCTTTGAAGATGAGAAAGTGGACTTCAAGGAATTGGTTGGACAATCACTTGATATCTCTCAAAGAGGTTATGAAAGACTTCTCTTTGCAGGTAAATCGGAAAAAGAAAAGAAGGTCATTAAAAAGCTAATCTCGAATTTTAATAAAGAAGAAAATGTTATCAATGCAATTCTCACCTTTTCTAAAAGTGTATCAGATGAAATGAAAGTGATCGAAGATGTCTTTGATGATTTTCACTTCTACTCTACTGAAGATGAAGCCGATATGATCGCCACAAAGATCCTTACGAAGTCTGGTTTTAACATTGAAAAGTCACTTGATTACTGGCTCGCAGACCTCTCTAAGGAAGGAAAAAAAGAGTGTCTTGAACAACTAGAAAAAGGGATTGCACCAAAGGCAGCAAGAAGTGATTCCGTACATCAACGACCATGCTACAGGGCCTATCGAATCAAAAAGTACTACGAAGCTATTAAGTAA